The Marinomonas sp. CT5 genome contains the following window.
CCATGCCTGCAGGCGCATCGGCCAGAATGGCAACGTCGGCTTTCACATTGCCGGCTTTCGCTTCACGGCTGACAATTTCGAGAATTTGCGAAGCTTTGGCTTTAATCCCTGTTGCTTGGATGCCGTACTTTTTGCTGAAGGATTTCGCCTGTTTAACAATTTTTCCTGTGGAATCATACACAGTTAGCGGCGCTTCTTGTTTTGCGGCTGCGATTAATGCTTGAAGATCAAATGTGTCGGCAGCGAAAGTCGAAGCCGTACCAAAAGTGGTTAGGCTAACAGTCAGTGCAAGAAGGCTCTTTTTCATCGGGAAGTTCATAACGGTTTCCTTTGTTGATTAGCTTAGGCTTGTTTAGCGAGTGGTTGATTGGTGTGCTTCTGATTGATTGACGCCGAGTTGAGCAGTAAATGGCTGTCATCGAAACCTGTTTCTGGAAGAACAAGGCGATTGCTTGCTTGATCAAAAAAGTGCAGTGACGACGTTGGCAAATAAGCATTTACTTGCTCTCCTTCTCTCCACTTAGGACGAGACTGAGTAGAGTGGAATAATTTGTCATCACCAAAGCTTAGTTCAATCACCCAGCTGCCACCCGTTGGCATGATGTTTTCAATGCTCATTGGCAGCGTATTGGCGTTTGCCGTATCGGTCAGAATGATGTCTTCAGGACGGATCGCGCAGACGCTGGTGAATTCGTTGGTGGCGATTCTGCTTCGAATATGATTAGCAAGGCTGATTTGCTCTGCGGCAGAGGCTTTTAAATCAACAATATTTATTTTCGGGTTACCAATAAATTCCGCCACAAAGCGATTGCTCGGCTCGGCGTAAATTTCATCTGGCGTACCGATTTGTTGTAGCTGCCCTTTGTTCATGACTGCAATGGTGTTGGCCAGCGTCATGGCTTCCCATTGGTCGTGACTGACAAAAATAATGGTCGTGCCAAAGGTTTGATGTAAGCGACGTAGCTCGGCGCGCATTTCTAGTCGCAAAGTCGCATCTAGGTTCGATAAAGGCTCGTCTAGTAGCAGAATACCAGGATTTACCGCCAGCATACGTGCCAAGGCAACACGTTGTTGCTGACCGCCAGACAATTGAGACGGATAACGATCGGCGTATTCAAGAATGCGTAACTTGCTCATCACATCCAAACAACGTTCTTTGCGTTCTTGGGCTGGTACTTTTTGTAAACGCAAACCAAAGTCCACATTGCGTTCCACTGTCATGTGGGGCCAAAGGGCATAGTTTTGAAATACAAAACCAATACGGCGCTGTTCCGGTGGAATAAAACAGGATTGGTGAACCGAATCGACCACTAAATCGTCTACGGCAATTTCGCCGCTGGTGGAATGTTCGATACCGGCAATCATGCGTAAAATCGTCGTTTTGCCACAGCCTGATGGACCGAGCAAACACATGAATTCGCCGTCTTCCACTGTCAGTGATACTTGATCAACGGAAGGTTCAGTATTGCCGTCGTAGCATTTCGTTAGATTAGTTAATGAGATTGTAGGCATATTAATTCTCCAGACCTTGAGCCAAACCAGTACCAGAGATCTTTTGGATCAAGACGGTGCCAAGCCAAGCGATAAGTGCAATCATCAAGACCACCGCATTGGCGGCTTGGTCGTAGTTGTAATCGAGTAAACGCAGTGAATAGGTGGTGAGAACATCTGTGGATGGAATCGCCAAGATAATGAACAGGCTGACGCCTTTAATACCGGAAATGAAAGGCAATAGAATCCCCGTTGCTAATGGCCCTGCTTGTATGGGGATAATGATTTTAGTCATGCGGCTAAACCAGTTGGCGCCAGCAATACGTGCCGCTTCTTCTGGTTCTTTGCCCAGCTGTGTCATGGCGGCGATACCAGATCGGCTGGCAAACGGCATTTTGGAAGCCACTAGAGCAATGATCAAAATGGCAGGTGTGCCGTATAACGCTGGAATCGGGCCGCGAGCCACGGCGAATAAAGATAAAAACGCCGCCGCAAAGGCAATGCCGGGAACCAAATAAGGTAAGAAGGTAATCTGACGCAAGAAAGCGCCAACGCCTTTGAATGAACAGCGTAATACCGCATAACCCACTAG
Protein-coding sequences here:
- a CDS encoding ABC transporter ATP-binding protein; its protein translation is MPTISLTNLTKCYDGNTEPSVDQVSLTVEDGEFMCLLGPSGCGKTTILRMIAGIEHSTSGEIAVDDLVVDSVHQSCFIPPEQRRIGFVFQNYALWPHMTVERNVDFGLRLQKVPAQERKERCLDVMSKLRILEYADRYPSQLSGGQQQRVALARMLAVNPGILLLDEPLSNLDATLRLEMRAELRRLHQTFGTTIIFVSHDQWEAMTLANTIAVMNKGQLQQIGTPDEIYAEPSNRFVAEFIGNPKINIVDLKASAAEQISLANHIRSRIATNEFTSVCAIRPEDIILTDTANANTLPMSIENIMPTGGSWVIELSFGDDKLFHSTQSRPKWREGEQVNAYLPTSSLHFFDQASNRLVLPETGFDDSHLLLNSASINQKHTNQPLAKQA